The region TCAATTTCcaaaggatggagagaagaGCAGATGGAGATGATGTCATCTTTATTCCATCTTCTATGAACTTGTAGACATTGATGTCCTCATTTAGAAAGCAACACTCCTCCAAAGGCGAAATAGATCAAGAGATGTCACCAACCAGCAGTTTACTGCAATGTCATGTTTTACCAGCTGGTGTTCATACTAAACCGAAAATAGTTTACAATACTATCTACATAACTCTAAATTTGAATCTAACAGCCTGTCTTAAAACTAACAGCCTGTCTGAAAAGCGGCAAGTCCACTCTAtgaaacgtatatatatattttgtactcATGTCAATGTTGCTCAGGAAAAGCTCTGATTTTCATTGACCAGTATGAATTGAGAGAGGGTCATTTTTTGACAATGAAAGTAACTTTTGCAAAAGTCAAAGGCAGGGATGTGTTTACCTTCTTGAGGACCCTGGGCCAGACAGAAATTTTGtggcccacaggtgaccatgATGCAACCAAGCATATCTTTTGATTGGTGTATATATGTCCTATACCtacttaaaggtattgaagactcaccccaaaccgtgtgccgcgctctgaaaaagttaactttctgttgcttgcaagtgaagttttcttcttgtcgctacaaaatgcaaacagttatgaaacatgataccttgttatctttaacctagacctgagatgtccatcgctgctatgtacattgtgttgtgggtattgaccgtagctgtatgtattgactgtacactagtgtttaattaccaagctgtgtgtgtattttctgggatcgatggtggtgtctaactaggtcagattaccagcatgagacgtttctttgtgcgtgagtcttcacaccctttaataagaAAAGTAACATGAAGAAGCAAAGAAATAATTGTTTGGAAAGATGTGTgggattttttttcaataggcCACTTTCCCCCCTTTTTTAGCCTTCTGAGTAATTTGGGGCCTTCCAAATCGGTGATTCTGGACCCATGCCAGGCACATCTGCCCTGAGGCTAAATCTAGCCTTGGTAAAATGGCAAACATGAAGGAATTTCTCTTTATGCCAAGACAAAGTCAAAGATTTGGTGAATGACTATATGTACTggaatgaaatttaaattgGGTATGATCACTGACATGAGGAAGAACCTGTCTGTTTGCTAAGCAATGGACAATATTTAATCAAATAAGAATTACAAGACATTGTGTTGTATAAGCTGAAAGACTATTTCAGTGGTAAACATTCTGGAAGAAAAAGTAACATTAATTAGATATATCCAATAACTTACGATGCTAATTTCATGTACCCCATGTCGTTGATATTTAGATCATCTAAGATGACCTAAGCCGGTGTCATAAAATATAAGGTGTGAATCAGTCACCTTAATTATATCCATTTAACTTGGCAACAGTTGCTGAGCTGGTAAAATTTGCAGCCTACTAGACAAGGtcaggaaaatataaataaatattcagaACTCGTAAGTGTTATTTCTCCTTCTGTACTCTTTTGACTGATTTCTATCTAACATATGAAAGATTTTCAAAGTTTGCAACAAAACATGGTAGTGCAGAATATTTAAGACAAGTAAATCAACTCATGACATTGTAAATTAAGTTACTGTGCTGCTATCTAAAACAAAATCCCAGATTTTTATAATTCCAAACAAATTTAGGAGCAATTCCTGCATTTTCGTGCTTGAAAATCATGAGAGCAAATAAGTTGAAATGCTGCAGCTTCCCCATGGACCACCCAGGCCTCTGCATATCAGCCATTAACAGTATACCCATCCCCAAATGAAGAATTTGTGTCTGAGAGAGGTTACAAATATATAAGAttttttcaaatcaaatttaacctCTTTTCTGATCATTATTGTGAGTGTTTCAACCTTAGGAGTAGGTCGACCAATTTCTGTTAAGACTACTACTTAAAGAAAGATATTTTTCCCAAGGGAGGAAAATCCAGAGTAAAGTCCTGCCAAATCTAGCACCCCTTTGACTCTTCACAAGATATCCTTTCCATTTCCCTTCCGGTTCCCTCCACTTCCCTAACCTTCCTTATGATCTACTCATTTTCCTTTTCCTCCTCCTTTCTGTCTGCTCCTCCTTCTTCCCCTCAGACCCCTTCCTTCATCTCTCTCGCCCTCCGTCCCCTTCCCCCGGTTACCTTCCTTGTCCACTTCCCCTCTGTGCCCTTCTGCAATTTCCCTTTCCAACCTCCCTTTTCCCATCCTTTCTTCTCCCATTTATCGTCTTCATCTTCCCCGTCTCCCTTTCTCCTATATTTACTCTTGGCACCCTTTTCTCTGATGTTACCAATAATTTCCATTTCCTCTTTTGCCATTTCGACTGCTTGTTGGAAGTACGATTGAGTGACTGGTCAATTTACAGAGAAAAAACCTGGCCGATAATATGTCAACCATTGGTCACACGTTTCCGTCCAGGGACTTTCGCAAACTGCAATAACGGGAATACTTCCAAGGACACAATTATCACTCAAACTGGTGTAAAGTCACGTTGGAGGTCTCTGCTACTACGAAGTTCACTGCAATCATGTTTTCTCATCGTCTTAACTTCCTTCCGAGGTGACTGGTTCTTCGAAATCCACATCAAGTTtaagacaaaatatttcatgtgaCGAATGCATTCCTAGGATTTTTACAGGTTGACCAAACGTTGGTCCGAAATGTCAATGGTGGTACTGTTACTGTGTTAGCTTGTAACAAAATCATCATATATTCAAAGGGTTAGGCTAGGTCTAATAGtaactaggcctactactagtagtagtactaggcctactagcCTATGTATTGACAAAGTCAAATTTAATTCACGAACAATAAGCACCAGCCTAAATTCAAAGCTAAATACTCAATTTAAACCTTACTTAGTGCCTCGAAATAAAGACTTAAGTGGGCAGAAGGCCTTACTTTTAGACTAGGTCCTACTCCTGAAGCAATAGCAGTTTAGGCTGAATAAGGCTCATTATACTGCAGACTTGCCGACTCTTCTAGTTTTACTGGGAGCCTCTTGGTTTCTTAAGGCTCTCCCAAGATATGTGCTAATCTCCTAACAAACTTTGATAAATACATTTTGCTCCTAAATTGCGAACCACTAATGGACCATGCATATGTTGTTCTCTGTCCTAATGTGAAGAATTCCACTTGCTTTACACAAAGTAATTGTATCAAATGCTTTATGCCATAAATTTCTGTAGTGCTAACATTAGTGTGACAATAATTTTTCAATAGCCTAATTACTGCAGAGGTCACATTTGAAACCTTAGAATGTTGCTGTCTTACAGTCTTACTTTTCACTTGCTATCTTGTTTTACATGAATTTTGCCCCATTCTCCTTATTTTTTCCAGTATCTTACAAGCCTACAAGTTTGAGGCTTTCATATCTACTTTCAGCATAATTTGTTCTTAAGATACCAGTGACTTCTCCATGCAACTGCCTTTACCCATGCAAGTTAGTCAATGGATATTAATgttgcattttcttttcatgaatGTGTTTTGACAATCCATAGGCTGGCTGCCCAGTACTGCAAAGCATCAGCCACAGGAAGCCGTATGAAGCACACACTTCCAGATCTGCCATATTCGTACAATGCGTTGGAACCTGTTATCATAGGAGACATTATGGAATTACATCACAAGAAACATCACGCAACTTACACCAATAACTTGAACGCAGCAGAGGAGAAACTGGCAGCAGCACATGCAGAAGGTTTGTGAAACTTTTCAGGGCAGTATGAGATCAAACAAATGATAAAACTTTTTTTCTGGGAGttaacaaaactgttaaagtGATCCCAATCTTGGAAAGCtggatttattttaaattaatacCTAATTTGCTGACACCCTCGGATGCAGTTTTGCTCGCTTTTGTGTCTTTATGAAACAGTGTGCTCACTTAAAAAATTGTCTGATAGGAAAGAAGTTAACTTTATGGGGTATTCATATGGATACACGGTTTACCTAATTTATGCAATTATAGATCGTGTAGTATATGTTTGCTTGTGATAATAGTCAAAAGCCTTTAATGTTGCAAATATGATAAAGCCTAAAAAATGCAACTTGGGTTTTAACTTTGTACTGTTTGTACTTTGTGGTGTTCCTTAGTGGGTGCAAGAATCCATTTGTTCATGGAGTATTTCAGTGGTCACAGTAAAAAACATGGTGTATAAAGCTGTCaccaggcacgtagccaagggtggggggcgaagggggcagccacCCCCATCCCTTTGAgcctattttttaaattttttttaaatgtttttatatgatatcgctagtaatttcaaaagagaaaatgctaagatacaACTTAGAagacctgggaagtgccatttccagcgatctgggaggcattttcagccaaaattttttgtgcgcttcgcgccaaccatggttgcgctacgcttagatagtttgcaaggCCGTTagacggctctgatagtttgacAACAtttttgcccctcccttggcaaaatCCTGGCTACACGCCTGGCTGTCACACATCAAATTTGCCCCACATTTGCTGAATTTCATTCTTGGTACAAACATCCTGCTTTGTCAGTACCAGAAGATTAGTTTGTTCATGGCTgcaattttttctctttcttttttgagcTCAAAATTAGGAAACTTTCTTGATGGAATTGTTCAACAATTTTATATGATTCTACAGCCGATGGTGACTAAGAGCAATTgcaaaatatgatgaaaatcTCAAAACCTTTTACATGTTATTGCTCATCAGAATACCTTGCTTGAAATGTATAGTTGGTACATGTACAAAGTTCATATTATTAAGCCTTGCTGATTGCTTTAAGTAGGTTAACACTggttaatatttgaaaattgtgtgTCTACTTAGATAAACTTCATATTCTTGCATTGCCCATCAGACCTAATATTTTCTTTGCAGGCGACATTGGTGGTATGATCGCTTTGCAGCCAGCTTTGAAATTTAACGGTGGAGGTTTCATCAATCATTGTATCTTTTGGACAAACCTATCGCCTCAGGGGGGTGGTGTTCCACAAGGTAGGTTAAAGTATCACAATCTTCAAGAACCCTTGATACCCACAGAAGcttccttcccccctccccacccacaaagaatattaaaaaaactgTTTGCCAGCTAAAATATCACATGATGTAAAAGAAAAGGTATCTGTTGATCACAGTTTATGATGAAATCCAAACAGCAGACTTAGAAGCATCTATAAGATGTAAATTTCATACTCTGGGTTGTTAAAATGGAAAACGTTGTATCTGTTTGTTCtgttaaaattgtaaaagaatgtAACTATCAATGTTCctaattttcacattttattaGCAATTTTTGTCGTTGAATTTGTGGTAGACAACTTTATTAGATTTAGAGAAGTTAAAATGGCTGATAATGGACAAACTCTCTTTTGGAAAGAATTTGTAAGTATTGTCATTTCTGAATTTGATAAATGCGCCATATTTGAATGCTACCGTCTTAGCTTGATATTTTCACAGGTGATCTAGCAGACGCCATCAACAGAGACTTTGGTTCGTTTGACAGTTTCAAGACTACGTTGACAGCGGCCACTGTGGCAATTCAGGGATCAGGATGGGGCTGGCTAGGGTTTGATCAGAAGACTCACCAGTTGAAAATAGCAACCTGTGCCAATCAAGACCCCCTCCAGGCCACTACTGGTGCGAAATTTTTACTGTCTTGTGTTGTGTACCCTAATTATTGAATAGTGCGGGATTTAATCCTAGCAAATACAATGAGAATTTCTCCAGTGCTCTTGAAATGTGATGCTAGTTTAGAAGGGAGGTTTGAAGTATACTCATTGCATCGCATTTTGTACACTTGCATAGAGGGAAGTCACACAACTTGCTGGGTTACATATATTCAACCGAAAATTGTGACTCATAATGACAAACATGTAGTGTCTGCCCAAGGTTCAACCTAAATGCAACATGAACTCTAAACCAACCGCATGCATGCTTTGAAAGTAATACATGTATTCTGCTCTTGTTTAAATAAAAGGTTTGTAAAGGAACTTTGGTCAATATTCAAATTAGGAGTGTTTGCCTATGAACATACAGTATACCAAATATGTGATATCACTAACATGAGATTCATTGCACAATCACTCTATACTAATATAGACTCAGTTTTGAGCCAGCATTCTAATTGCACTAATCAGCTATTTACCTCACTTTTCATGTAAGCAGCTTGTTGCATTTGAGGTATATTTTCTCTGGCTATCAAGTACTCTTAAACACAATGCTTCATGTATTGTAATTCTTGAAAGTGTCTGACACCACAAACATTTATTATTCACGGGAGAATGTGTATTAGTTTATATTCAGAACATACATTGTCAGGTAGCCGATAGACTTACCTAGCCTACACTAGCCTAGCCTACAACAGCCTATATAGCCTAGACTGACCAAACTcttcatagcagatgtacctagcaTACCTTACTTTGCATATACAAATTCGGGCCGAAATAAGTTGTTTTTATGAATACACCAGACATTTGCACCTCCAGTAGAGATGATTTTTCCAGAATTCATACAGACTGTTGCACTGGTAACTTAAATAAATCTGATAGGAATATGGTAATTAAATTCAAATATCTGACttaaataaattgataaaatggtTACATAATGGTAGTAGTAAACATATGTAGTAGTATTTACTACACCAGGGACGTACATTCACTTATGAAAAAGTTGTTACCTCCGCATGTAACATTTAACAATGTGCAAGATACTGTCCACTCATGAATTTtcacagccagttgggacaatttcctaatgctaatacctctatCAACTGTACTCctatatcatgctctcaaagcactagtattgacagtacaaacagtccctaaccttgatctgatagaaacatgatattaatactgctcgtactgacaatacgagtgctctgaaacagaacatgacactacagtatagaaaaaattgtcccaactgggtcaTAAACTGCAAGCTGTTGGACAGTTTTCCAATGCTATTACCACTCAATACTGTTCTCTAACATCATGCTTTGAAGCACTCATACCGACAGTACGAACCGTTCTTTAAACATCTATCTGACAGAAACAGGGTATTCATACAGCTTATACTGTtagtaccagtgctttgaagggTGTTAATAGTCGCCCTTTCTCTGTAGAATGgttatattatatttcaattatcTCTTATTATCTTCCTTTTAGGGATGGTGCCTTTGTTTGGTATTGATGTCTGGGAGCATGCCTATTATCTTCAATACAAGAATGCCAGGCCAGACTACgtcaaagaaatatttcaagttgCTAACTGGGACAACGTCAGCGAACGTTATCAAGCTGCTTTATGAACATGATGGGGCTGCCATTTTCTTTGAGAAATTCAAGAGATAACAATCAAGAAACTTTTTGggcattttttttccacatttctCTGGATATAAAGAGTGGAAAAGCATTGAAATATGTTTGGTTATAACATTGAATCCAGCAGGAAGAGTTTGTGCTGTTAAATCATAAACATTGTTAAATTTGATTTCATAAATTTGTAATTCTTCCTGTTTTTGTTTGGTGCAAAGTTTCAGGAAGACTTATTGATGTCTGATGTGGGAATATCTTTCTTATTGGAAACACTTTGATTCTGAAAGAAGTTGATAATTTCTAGCCTATTTTTGGCTTATGAGTGAAGGTAGTTAAGTGAGACTAGGTGATTGAAAAGGGTACTTAGGCAAATTAATGTTTACTAGTCCTAGCTGGATCCGTGGGAACACTCATGTGTTGTTGCAGCTTAAATTCCGTAAAAAGCAGTAACATTCCTATTTCATAGGTAATCAAAGCAAATGAGGGTCATATGTACCCCATCATTAAATTCATTCTTATTTGATAAGGTAGCCAGAACTGGAAAGTGTTAAATTTGTCAATAAATATGTGAATTAAAATGTAATGTACATTGGCAAACAATGCACATTCCCCATTAGCATTTCAAAGATGAAAAGGCATTTTTTTCCCTAATTAATCTCTTATTCTTTCTCGGCTCATCTTTGGGCTTTGTAATCTTGGGTATGAAACCCCTCTGCCTTCCTAAGCCTTCCCTATCCTGTTGTACCTCTGCAATATCAACTTTTTTGCTTGTAGGGTAAAATGGTTGCACAAAGTGATCACTTGTCTTTTCGCCCTTGCAATCTAACCTGGCCATTTTCTTCTCCCTTTTAACTTTAACTGTTGTCTCAGAATTGTGTCACTTTGCTCCATcactcctcctcccctcccctccccccccccccatcctcacCTGTGAAGATCAGTTGCATGTATCATCTATAAGTTGTGCATTATAGTGAAACTGAGATGATCAGCTAGAGTTTCGTACTTGCTTGTGctacaaaatgttttcaatattgGTCACAGAAATTCTTTGCAGGCTTTACTCTTCTCATTCACTTatgtttaccattttatcaattCAAGTGAAATGTgtctccttttttttccttctctatACCAATATATATTGCTTCTCATTTGTGGAGGGAAAAATATTCTCCCACCCTCTCAACATGTCATCATGAGCTACTTAATGTAGAGTGGGAAATCCTTGACAGTCAAGAAGTCCTACTTTTATTAATGACATTGTTAGAGGGAGGGggatttcccccccccccccaccatataACCATATCTAGCTACGCTACTTCTTTCAACATCTAGTTTAAATTGATTTTAAATCATCTTCCACCAATGTATATTTTTCCTAAGTCAATCACCAACATTAAACACATATTCATAATAGGTTTTAATGTTTATAGCACACAGCTCCTTTTCATAATATGATGGAGCAAATATTATGTTGGCGTCCAAGTCATATAATGACTTCTAAGGGATATGCACTGAGACCTTTTTAATTTTGGAAACCAGATGAAATGTCTTAGTCATGTGCATAGCTTATCCTTTTGACATTTGTTATTCAAGTGCAAATAAagattgaatattcaaatgctTCCTTttcatgtttgtgttttttgaTTGGTTGTATTTCTAATTAGCAGTAGGCCAGTGATGGATCAAATGGactgagaggggggggggggggcagtaggTTTGGGCAGGTTAATAGCTATTCAGAAAATAGCTAATGTATGTAGGACGAGAGTACTTACAAGTTCACAAACCAAATAAATTTTAGAAAGATTGAGCTTGCTCAGATTGGGTCTCACTTCCCAacatgcttctttttttttactgaggCTTCTAAGCGTGAGTAAAC is a window of Apostichopus japonicus isolate 1M-3 chromosome 21, ASM3797524v1, whole genome shotgun sequence DNA encoding:
- the LOC139963087 gene encoding superoxide dismutase [Mn], mitochondrial, coding for MFSHRLNFLPRLAAQYCKASATGSRMKHTLPDLPYSYNALEPVIIGDIMELHHKKHHATYTNNLNAAEEKLAAAHAEGDIGGMIALQPALKFNGGGFINHCIFWTNLSPQGGGVPQGDLADAINRDFGSFDSFKTTLTAATVAIQGSGWGWLGFDQKTHQLKIATCANQDPLQATTGMVPLFGIDVWEHAYYLQYKNARPDYVKEIFQVANWDNVSERYQAAL